In Helicobacter colisuis, the DNA window ACCCTAATGCTAATATCGTAACGATTTTATGCGATACAGGTGAAAGATACCTTAGCACAGATTTATTTGAAGTATAATGCCGATTCTAAGATAGAGCAATCTATCTTAGAATCTAACCCCATTCTCCTAAATAATGCCAAAATTTCTAGAATCTAAGCTTTTTGCTTACTTACAATATCAACGATAGTATCACCCACCATAAGAGCGATTTTTTCCATAAATTCTGCTGGAGAAGTAAAGCCTACGCACGAGCAATTAATTTCACCCAAGACATATTTATCCTTGCCTTGTGAATCTGTATCAAGAATAAAATCCGCTGTCCAAATAAGTGGTAAATCATAATTTCCTAGCTTGGATCGAATCTCTGGAAGTTGAGCTAAAAACCAATCAATAAGGCTCTGCCAATCTCTGGGTTCATCATAGCGATATTTTGCTCCACTAAAAAGTGTTGCAGAAAAGGCATCGCCACCTTCAGCTGGTTTTTTATGCACGACATATACAGGGGTTTTGTATAACATAAGGATTCTAATTTCCCCTTCTTTGATACGCGGTAAAAATGTCATATCCACAAGCATACCATTATCGCCTACCAAATAATGCTCACAAAAATCCATAAATTCTCCCAATTTTCGCTCTTCTGTGTGGTTATCTCTGGCTTCTGTGCAGATTATTTTTGTATCAAGCGGCAGTGAATTAACCTTGCCATAATCATTTGGAGATTCTAAACGCACACGCCAAATTCCCTCGCCTGTAGATCCACGATTTTGCTTTAGGACACGCTCACCCTTAGCTAGAGTTTTTGGAAATGTTTTTTTGAAATCATGTATATCACTCCATGTTACCCCAATGCGTTTGGCTTCTGCTGGATCATAATACGCATAGGTATCGCTAGGCACAAGTTGTGTATCTGCAAGTTTTGTGAGTGCATCTTTGGCTCCATAGCCTATCATTGCATCAGGATGAGGCATACCCACAAGCCCATCATCACAAAGCTTACGCAATACATCAAAATACAATTTTTCTTCCTTGAGATTCCCTGGATTGACGCGTGAGACATAGCCATCAGCAGTATTCTTGACATACTCATAGATTTTGTTGCGCTCTGTTTGGTC includes these proteins:
- a CDS encoding Cj0069 family protein yields the protein MKKNIVFFEARGGSDKGPDGYRKDTMPMVNALKAKGWNAEVIFFTDDILRDQTERNKIYEYVKNTADGYVSRVNPGNLKEEKLYFDVLRKLCDDGLVGMPHPDAMIGYGAKDALTKLADTQLVPSDTYAYYDPAEAKRIGVTWSDIHDFKKTFPKTLAKGERVLKQNRGSTGEGIWRVRLESPNDYGKVNSLPLDTKIICTEARDNHTEERKLGEFMDFCEHYLVGDNGMLVDMTFLPRIKEGEIRILMLYKTPVYVVHKKPAEGGDAFSATLFSGAKYRYDEPRDWQSLIDWFLAQLPEIRSKLGNYDLPLIWTADFILDTDSQGKDKYVLGEINCSCVGFTSPAEFMEKIALMVGDTIVDIVSKQKA